The Porites lutea chromosome 11, jaPorLute2.1, whole genome shotgun sequence genome includes a region encoding these proteins:
- the LOC140951838 gene encoding uncharacterized protein isoform X1, with protein sequence MTALFPPGRATSFQGLIFFVYDREAVKKEADPPENAIVYFYPPSASIEDRISICGQLIGMSHFIHGFIGSRPALCKMQTEKVATVHSGKYTLALGGSLGEPDSLLIRQLETLFSLFTFYHGSLERVRMMCETQKQFLTRMNIIWDCYLHFVRHYGDFLPGVFDPLPFLDLPKRVAATCFTKASYILQACQRRKHILGGCILYSNSILCTQFEPSITERLILLKPNQSNLPARPVKTEHVLPFGVRILNAFLTLSEYLNLYDALSESAYRQSVRSDSTGAFPDMYTRPHSPETCRNPSEDLGGHKLQQHSSGDVASSNECSVGESTEKKSDSDKNCPENEVSAVPSDARGGHMLQVEKRGVDSEVVTITRGTEPLSSVKCKDESSEEVTWKTQGDGVSNISVEHSHEFGGRNRHVVITGVEEIESGSRALKAETGEESNECVVGNKASDTKDERNEVEARTHLRSEVKHNETEAGSGVVTDRTKVDKRKNEVLDFLTRKRIDGKKDKGNAVIAREIEKPETDVSTASPQERAEGEGGANDTTSVRTKESSTGAFSKPEHRAMEKGDALSMAFDTRSCESLYDIGVRSMAFDSSCESNLSSVSLTMETVDVLRIKVVECSGTRFDKQERCEREQEKNTSVASSTTDDSKCGIVGSSENEETRSPVLNGLIPKVFQIFEDGNVDRKSLKSSSGSEKCCQACADLKKSSTYISTDSNVRGSHEDGGEVRSKETCTNKDPSSVETDSESGSEDLLPDDQETDFSETNPRDGERTNCGTDTDTDTPSSVEVKENSCKGLASRNELIKTPVVCDSFAVRNLNSRSPEKFLEKSFVATAEDLKAERSDTPNAGANGKCSSLVENDSYEETSESRKTQGNVSENPVSSVVVDDRMSVPRSENEGTAKNASEIFHSNGASNAEVDGGNPPTESLNHIEYDSEIHITNGHEGPAAIGVVGMPVDSAQEEIEGSSHDQWQEPQFPVQPEDDEGEALWFEEDGDDINQVEGLTHVNLYVQAHSKVVLILLAEEGLNTDCKAIKALWETSLNQLGELEFLVKQSSGDKPATPHSDEYSFLVYDGFERNMKGNLDELVHQVDHLFCETTQVLHEQFENCSTLKDVLLRNRSSTVYGKHNLGRGTYFHWKSPYRTNHGVPSCRDPFLKLEKRAAKVLNKEHGVNVF encoded by the exons GCATCTATTGAAGATCGAATCTCCATATGTGGGCAGCTAATTGGAATGTCGCATTTTATCCATGGCTTCATTGGTTCCAGACCAGCTCTGTGTAAGATGCAAACTGAAAAGGTGGCAACTGTTCATTCTGGCAAATACACCTTG GCACTTGGTGGAAGTCTTGGTGAACCTGATTCATTATTGATTAGGCAGCTGGAAAcacttttcagtctttttaccTTTTACCATGGTTCACTAGAGAGGGTCAGAATG ATGTGTGAGACACAGAAGCAGTTCTTGACACGCATGAATATCATCTGGGATTGTTATCTGCATTTTGTTCGTCACTATGGGGATTTCTTACCAGGAGTTTTTGATCCACTTCCATTTCTTGACCTTCCAAAA AGAGTTGCCGCCACGTGTTTTACTAAAGCCTCATACATTCTACAAGCCTGTCAACGCCGAAAACACATTCTGGGAGGATGCATTCTTTACAGTAACAG CATTTTGTGCACCCAATTTGAGCCGTCCATTACAGAGAGGCTGATTCTCTTAAAACCCAACCAAAGCAAC CTCCCAGCAAGGCCTGTTAAAACCG AACATGTTCTACCATTTGGCGTACGTATCCTGAATGCGTTCCTGACACTGTCCGAGTATTTAAACCTTTATGACGCTCTGTCAGAGTCTGCTTACAGACAATCTGTCCGTTCAGATTCCACTGGGGCGTTTCCTGATATGTACACCAGACCCCATTCACCCGAGACCTGTCGAAACCCGTCAGAGGATCTCGGAGGCCATAAGCTGCAACAGCATTCGAGCGGTGACGTTGCTTCTTCAAACGAGTGCTCGGTTGGTGAATCCACCGAGAAAAAGAGTGATTCTGATAAAAATTGTCCAGAAAATGAAGTCTCTGCTGTTCCATCTGATGCGCGTGGTGGTCATATGCTACAAGTTGAAAAAAGAGGTGTGGATTCCGAAGTTGTAACAATAACACGTGGTACTGAGCCTTTGTCTTCAGTTAAGTGTAAGGATGAAAGCTCTGAGGAGGTCACGTGGAAAACACAAGGTGATGGTGTGAGTAACATTTCTGTTGAACATTCACATGAATTTGGTGGCAGAAATCGGCACGTTGTTATAACAGGGGTTGAAGAAATTGAAAGCGGATCACGTGCATTGAAAGCCGAGACTGGGGAAGAGAGTAATGAATGCGTAGTTGGTAACAAGGCGAGCGATACGAAAGACGAGCGAAATGAAGTCGAGGCTCGAACTCATTTGAGATCCGAGGTGAAGCATAATGAAACCGAGGCTGGGTCTGGTGTGGTTACAGATAGAACTAAGGTGGACAAACGCAAGAACGAGGTGCTAGATTTTTTAACCCGTAAAAGAATAGATGGGAAGAAAGATAAAGGGAATGCTGTGATTGCACGGGAAATAGAAAAACCAGAGACAGACGTTAGCACTGCTAGTCCACAGGAAAGGGCTGAAGGCGAGGGAGGCGCAAATGATACTACCTCTGTTAGAACTAAGGAGAGTAGCACAGGTGCTTTCTCTAAACCAGAACACAGGGCAATGGAAAAGGGAGATGCCTTGAGCATGGCTTTCGATACCAGATCATGTGAGTCGTTATACGACATTGGTGTTAGGAGTATGGCTTTTGATAGTTCTTGTGAGAGTAATCTGTCCAGTGTAAGTCTCACCATGGAAACTGTAGACGTGTTGCGAATAAAAGTTGTTGAATGTAGTGGTACTCGGTTTGATAAACAGGAACGCTGTGAACGCGAGCAGGAAAAGAATACAAGTGTGGCTAGCTCGACAACCGATGACTCAAAGTGTGGCATAGTGGGATCATCCGAAAACGAGGAGACTCGCTCTCCGGTCTTGAATGGATTGATTCCGAAAGTTTTTCAGATTTTTGAGGATGGCAATGTTGACCGTAAGAGCCTCAAGTCTTCCAGTGGCTCAGAAAAGTGTTGTCAGGCATGTGCAGATTTAAAGAAATCGAGTACCTATATCTCTACGGATTCGAACGTTCGTGGATCTCATGAAGATGGCGGTGAGGTACGTAGCAAGGAAACTTGCACAAATAAAGATCCCTCCTCTGTTGAGACAGATTCAGAAAGCGGATCAGAGGATCTCTTGCCAGATGATCAAGAAACAGATTTTAGCGAAACTAATCCAAGAGATGGTGAAAGAACAAACTGTGGTACAGACACAGACACAGACACACCAAGCTCGGTTGAAGTTAAGGAGAATTCCTGCAAAGGTCTTGCTTCGAGAAATGAATTAATTAAGACTCCAGTAGTATGTGACTCTTTTGCGGTTCGAAATCTCAACTCGCGATCTCCCGAAAAGTTCTTGGAAAAGTCCTTTGTTGCTACCGCAGAAGATTTAAAAGCTGAAAGAAGTGATACACCTAATGCAGGCGCAAATGGCAAATGTAGTTCATTGGTAGAAAATGACTCATATGAAGAAACATCAGAAAGTCGAAAGACTCAGGGAAATGTTTCGGAGAATCCGGTCTCGAGTGTAGTAGTCGATGATAGGATGTCCGTGCCTAGATCAGAAAATGAAGGGACCGCGAAAAATGCTTCCgaaatttttcattcaaatggTGCTTCCAATGCAGAAGTCGATGGTGGGAACCCTCCGACTGAATCGCTAAACCATATTGAATACGACTCGGAGATTCATATAACAAATGGTCATGAGGGACCAGCCGCAATTGGTGTGGTTGGTATGCCTGTTGACTCTGCACAGGAGGAGATAGAGGGCTCTTCTCATGATCAGTGGCAAGAACCACAATTTCCTGTTCAACCGGAAGATGATGAGGGAGAGGCACTCTGGTTTGAAGAAGATGGCGATGATATAAACCAG GTGGAGGGCTTGACTCACGTGAACCTTTACGTACAGGCTCATTCCAAAGTTGTGTTGATTCTTTTGGCCGAGGAGGGACTGAATACTGATTGTAAAGCCATCAAAGCTTTG TGGGAAACATCGCTCAATCAACTTGGAGAACTGGAATTTCTAGTCAAGCAGTCTTCAGGAGATAAACCAGCAACG CCCCACTCTGATGAATATAGCTTCCTTGTTTACGATGGTTTCGAGAGGAACATGAAAG GGAATCTGGATGAACTAGTCCATCAAGTGGATCATTTGTTTTGTGAAACAACCCAAGTTCTACATGAACAGTTTGAAAATTGCTCAACCCTGAAGGATGTCTTACTCAG aAATCGCTCTTCCACGGTGTATGGGAAGCATAACCTTGGTCGAGGAACATACTTTCATTGGAAGAGCCCTTACAGAACAAATCATGGTGTTCCCTCATGTCGTGATCCCTTCTTAAAATTAGAGAAAAGAGCGGCCAAAGTTCTCAACAAAGAGCACGGGGTGAACGTTTTCTAA
- the LOC140951838 gene encoding uncharacterized protein isoform X3: MSHFIHGFIGSRPALCKMQTEKVATVHSGKYTLALGGSLGEPDSLLIRQLETLFSLFTFYHGSLERVRMMCETQKQFLTRMNIIWDCYLHFVRHYGDFLPGVFDPLPFLDLPKRVAATCFTKASYILQACQRRKHILGGCILYSNSILCTQFEPSITERLILLKPNQSNLPARPVKTEHVLPFGVRILNAFLTLSEYLNLYDALSESAYRQSVRSDSTGAFPDMYTRPHSPETCRNPSEDLGGHKLQQHSSGDVASSNECSVGESTEKKSDSDKNCPENEVSAVPSDARGGHMLQVEKRGVDSEVVTITRGTEPLSSVKCKDESSEEVTWKTQGDGVSNISVEHSHEFGGRNRHVVITGVEEIESGSRALKAETGEESNECVVGNKASDTKDERNEVEARTHLRSEVKHNETEAGSGVVTDRTKVDKRKNEVLDFLTRKRIDGKKDKGNAVIAREIEKPETDVSTASPQERAEGEGGANDTTSVRTKESSTGAFSKPEHRAMEKGDALSMAFDTRSCESLYDIGVRSMAFDSSCESNLSSVSLTMETVDVLRIKVVECSGTRFDKQERCEREQEKNTSVASSTTDDSKCGIVGSSENEETRSPVLNGLIPKVFQIFEDGNVDRKSLKSSSGSEKCCQACADLKKSSTYISTDSNVRGSHEDGGEVRSKETCTNKDPSSVETDSESGSEDLLPDDQETDFSETNPRDGERTNCGTDTDTDTPSSVEVKENSCKGLASRNELIKTPVVCDSFAVRNLNSRSPEKFLEKSFVATAEDLKAERSDTPNAGANGKCSSLVENDSYEETSESRKTQGNVSENPVSSVVVDDRMSVPRSENEGTAKNASEIFHSNGASNAEVDGGNPPTESLNHIEYDSEIHITNGHEGPAAIGVVGMPVDSAQEEIEGSSHDQWQEPQFPVQPEDDEGEALWFEEDGDDINQVEGLTHVNLYVQAHSKVVLILLAEEGLNTDCKAIKALWETSLNQLGELEFLVKQSSGDKPATPHSDEYSFLVYDGFERNMKGNLDELVHQVDHLFCETTQVLHEQFENCSTLKDVLLRNRSSTVYGKHNLGRGTYFHWKSPYRTNHGVPSCRDPFLKLEKRAAKVLNKEHGVNVF; this comes from the exons ATGTCGCATTTTATCCATGGCTTCATTGGTTCCAGACCAGCTCTGTGTAAGATGCAAACTGAAAAGGTGGCAACTGTTCATTCTGGCAAATACACCTTG GCACTTGGTGGAAGTCTTGGTGAACCTGATTCATTATTGATTAGGCAGCTGGAAAcacttttcagtctttttaccTTTTACCATGGTTCACTAGAGAGGGTCAGAATG ATGTGTGAGACACAGAAGCAGTTCTTGACACGCATGAATATCATCTGGGATTGTTATCTGCATTTTGTTCGTCACTATGGGGATTTCTTACCAGGAGTTTTTGATCCACTTCCATTTCTTGACCTTCCAAAA AGAGTTGCCGCCACGTGTTTTACTAAAGCCTCATACATTCTACAAGCCTGTCAACGCCGAAAACACATTCTGGGAGGATGCATTCTTTACAGTAACAG CATTTTGTGCACCCAATTTGAGCCGTCCATTACAGAGAGGCTGATTCTCTTAAAACCCAACCAAAGCAAC CTCCCAGCAAGGCCTGTTAAAACCG AACATGTTCTACCATTTGGCGTACGTATCCTGAATGCGTTCCTGACACTGTCCGAGTATTTAAACCTTTATGACGCTCTGTCAGAGTCTGCTTACAGACAATCTGTCCGTTCAGATTCCACTGGGGCGTTTCCTGATATGTACACCAGACCCCATTCACCCGAGACCTGTCGAAACCCGTCAGAGGATCTCGGAGGCCATAAGCTGCAACAGCATTCGAGCGGTGACGTTGCTTCTTCAAACGAGTGCTCGGTTGGTGAATCCACCGAGAAAAAGAGTGATTCTGATAAAAATTGTCCAGAAAATGAAGTCTCTGCTGTTCCATCTGATGCGCGTGGTGGTCATATGCTACAAGTTGAAAAAAGAGGTGTGGATTCCGAAGTTGTAACAATAACACGTGGTACTGAGCCTTTGTCTTCAGTTAAGTGTAAGGATGAAAGCTCTGAGGAGGTCACGTGGAAAACACAAGGTGATGGTGTGAGTAACATTTCTGTTGAACATTCACATGAATTTGGTGGCAGAAATCGGCACGTTGTTATAACAGGGGTTGAAGAAATTGAAAGCGGATCACGTGCATTGAAAGCCGAGACTGGGGAAGAGAGTAATGAATGCGTAGTTGGTAACAAGGCGAGCGATACGAAAGACGAGCGAAATGAAGTCGAGGCTCGAACTCATTTGAGATCCGAGGTGAAGCATAATGAAACCGAGGCTGGGTCTGGTGTGGTTACAGATAGAACTAAGGTGGACAAACGCAAGAACGAGGTGCTAGATTTTTTAACCCGTAAAAGAATAGATGGGAAGAAAGATAAAGGGAATGCTGTGATTGCACGGGAAATAGAAAAACCAGAGACAGACGTTAGCACTGCTAGTCCACAGGAAAGGGCTGAAGGCGAGGGAGGCGCAAATGATACTACCTCTGTTAGAACTAAGGAGAGTAGCACAGGTGCTTTCTCTAAACCAGAACACAGGGCAATGGAAAAGGGAGATGCCTTGAGCATGGCTTTCGATACCAGATCATGTGAGTCGTTATACGACATTGGTGTTAGGAGTATGGCTTTTGATAGTTCTTGTGAGAGTAATCTGTCCAGTGTAAGTCTCACCATGGAAACTGTAGACGTGTTGCGAATAAAAGTTGTTGAATGTAGTGGTACTCGGTTTGATAAACAGGAACGCTGTGAACGCGAGCAGGAAAAGAATACAAGTGTGGCTAGCTCGACAACCGATGACTCAAAGTGTGGCATAGTGGGATCATCCGAAAACGAGGAGACTCGCTCTCCGGTCTTGAATGGATTGATTCCGAAAGTTTTTCAGATTTTTGAGGATGGCAATGTTGACCGTAAGAGCCTCAAGTCTTCCAGTGGCTCAGAAAAGTGTTGTCAGGCATGTGCAGATTTAAAGAAATCGAGTACCTATATCTCTACGGATTCGAACGTTCGTGGATCTCATGAAGATGGCGGTGAGGTACGTAGCAAGGAAACTTGCACAAATAAAGATCCCTCCTCTGTTGAGACAGATTCAGAAAGCGGATCAGAGGATCTCTTGCCAGATGATCAAGAAACAGATTTTAGCGAAACTAATCCAAGAGATGGTGAAAGAACAAACTGTGGTACAGACACAGACACAGACACACCAAGCTCGGTTGAAGTTAAGGAGAATTCCTGCAAAGGTCTTGCTTCGAGAAATGAATTAATTAAGACTCCAGTAGTATGTGACTCTTTTGCGGTTCGAAATCTCAACTCGCGATCTCCCGAAAAGTTCTTGGAAAAGTCCTTTGTTGCTACCGCAGAAGATTTAAAAGCTGAAAGAAGTGATACACCTAATGCAGGCGCAAATGGCAAATGTAGTTCATTGGTAGAAAATGACTCATATGAAGAAACATCAGAAAGTCGAAAGACTCAGGGAAATGTTTCGGAGAATCCGGTCTCGAGTGTAGTAGTCGATGATAGGATGTCCGTGCCTAGATCAGAAAATGAAGGGACCGCGAAAAATGCTTCCgaaatttttcattcaaatggTGCTTCCAATGCAGAAGTCGATGGTGGGAACCCTCCGACTGAATCGCTAAACCATATTGAATACGACTCGGAGATTCATATAACAAATGGTCATGAGGGACCAGCCGCAATTGGTGTGGTTGGTATGCCTGTTGACTCTGCACAGGAGGAGATAGAGGGCTCTTCTCATGATCAGTGGCAAGAACCACAATTTCCTGTTCAACCGGAAGATGATGAGGGAGAGGCACTCTGGTTTGAAGAAGATGGCGATGATATAAACCAG GTGGAGGGCTTGACTCACGTGAACCTTTACGTACAGGCTCATTCCAAAGTTGTGTTGATTCTTTTGGCCGAGGAGGGACTGAATACTGATTGTAAAGCCATCAAAGCTTTG TGGGAAACATCGCTCAATCAACTTGGAGAACTGGAATTTCTAGTCAAGCAGTCTTCAGGAGATAAACCAGCAACG CCCCACTCTGATGAATATAGCTTCCTTGTTTACGATGGTTTCGAGAGGAACATGAAAG GGAATCTGGATGAACTAGTCCATCAAGTGGATCATTTGTTTTGTGAAACAACCCAAGTTCTACATGAACAGTTTGAAAATTGCTCAACCCTGAAGGATGTCTTACTCAG aAATCGCTCTTCCACGGTGTATGGGAAGCATAACCTTGGTCGAGGAACATACTTTCATTGGAAGAGCCCTTACAGAACAAATCATGGTGTTCCCTCATGTCGTGATCCCTTCTTAAAATTAGAGAAAAGAGCGGCCAAAGTTCTCAACAAAGAGCACGGGGTGAACGTTTTCTAA
- the LOC140951838 gene encoding uncharacterized protein isoform X2, which produces MTALFPPGRATSFQGLIFFVYDREAVKKEADPPENAIVYFYPPSASIEDRISICGQLIGMSHFIHGFIGSRPALCKMQTEKVATVHSGKYTLMCETQKQFLTRMNIIWDCYLHFVRHYGDFLPGVFDPLPFLDLPKRVAATCFTKASYILQACQRRKHILGGCILYSNSILCTQFEPSITERLILLKPNQSNLPARPVKTEHVLPFGVRILNAFLTLSEYLNLYDALSESAYRQSVRSDSTGAFPDMYTRPHSPETCRNPSEDLGGHKLQQHSSGDVASSNECSVGESTEKKSDSDKNCPENEVSAVPSDARGGHMLQVEKRGVDSEVVTITRGTEPLSSVKCKDESSEEVTWKTQGDGVSNISVEHSHEFGGRNRHVVITGVEEIESGSRALKAETGEESNECVVGNKASDTKDERNEVEARTHLRSEVKHNETEAGSGVVTDRTKVDKRKNEVLDFLTRKRIDGKKDKGNAVIAREIEKPETDVSTASPQERAEGEGGANDTTSVRTKESSTGAFSKPEHRAMEKGDALSMAFDTRSCESLYDIGVRSMAFDSSCESNLSSVSLTMETVDVLRIKVVECSGTRFDKQERCEREQEKNTSVASSTTDDSKCGIVGSSENEETRSPVLNGLIPKVFQIFEDGNVDRKSLKSSSGSEKCCQACADLKKSSTYISTDSNVRGSHEDGGEVRSKETCTNKDPSSVETDSESGSEDLLPDDQETDFSETNPRDGERTNCGTDTDTDTPSSVEVKENSCKGLASRNELIKTPVVCDSFAVRNLNSRSPEKFLEKSFVATAEDLKAERSDTPNAGANGKCSSLVENDSYEETSESRKTQGNVSENPVSSVVVDDRMSVPRSENEGTAKNASEIFHSNGASNAEVDGGNPPTESLNHIEYDSEIHITNGHEGPAAIGVVGMPVDSAQEEIEGSSHDQWQEPQFPVQPEDDEGEALWFEEDGDDINQVEGLTHVNLYVQAHSKVVLILLAEEGLNTDCKAIKALWETSLNQLGELEFLVKQSSGDKPATPHSDEYSFLVYDGFERNMKGNLDELVHQVDHLFCETTQVLHEQFENCSTLKDVLLRNRSSTVYGKHNLGRGTYFHWKSPYRTNHGVPSCRDPFLKLEKRAAKVLNKEHGVNVF; this is translated from the exons GCATCTATTGAAGATCGAATCTCCATATGTGGGCAGCTAATTGGAATGTCGCATTTTATCCATGGCTTCATTGGTTCCAGACCAGCTCTGTGTAAGATGCAAACTGAAAAGGTGGCAACTGTTCATTCTGGCAAATACACCTTG ATGTGTGAGACACAGAAGCAGTTCTTGACACGCATGAATATCATCTGGGATTGTTATCTGCATTTTGTTCGTCACTATGGGGATTTCTTACCAGGAGTTTTTGATCCACTTCCATTTCTTGACCTTCCAAAA AGAGTTGCCGCCACGTGTTTTACTAAAGCCTCATACATTCTACAAGCCTGTCAACGCCGAAAACACATTCTGGGAGGATGCATTCTTTACAGTAACAG CATTTTGTGCACCCAATTTGAGCCGTCCATTACAGAGAGGCTGATTCTCTTAAAACCCAACCAAAGCAAC CTCCCAGCAAGGCCTGTTAAAACCG AACATGTTCTACCATTTGGCGTACGTATCCTGAATGCGTTCCTGACACTGTCCGAGTATTTAAACCTTTATGACGCTCTGTCAGAGTCTGCTTACAGACAATCTGTCCGTTCAGATTCCACTGGGGCGTTTCCTGATATGTACACCAGACCCCATTCACCCGAGACCTGTCGAAACCCGTCAGAGGATCTCGGAGGCCATAAGCTGCAACAGCATTCGAGCGGTGACGTTGCTTCTTCAAACGAGTGCTCGGTTGGTGAATCCACCGAGAAAAAGAGTGATTCTGATAAAAATTGTCCAGAAAATGAAGTCTCTGCTGTTCCATCTGATGCGCGTGGTGGTCATATGCTACAAGTTGAAAAAAGAGGTGTGGATTCCGAAGTTGTAACAATAACACGTGGTACTGAGCCTTTGTCTTCAGTTAAGTGTAAGGATGAAAGCTCTGAGGAGGTCACGTGGAAAACACAAGGTGATGGTGTGAGTAACATTTCTGTTGAACATTCACATGAATTTGGTGGCAGAAATCGGCACGTTGTTATAACAGGGGTTGAAGAAATTGAAAGCGGATCACGTGCATTGAAAGCCGAGACTGGGGAAGAGAGTAATGAATGCGTAGTTGGTAACAAGGCGAGCGATACGAAAGACGAGCGAAATGAAGTCGAGGCTCGAACTCATTTGAGATCCGAGGTGAAGCATAATGAAACCGAGGCTGGGTCTGGTGTGGTTACAGATAGAACTAAGGTGGACAAACGCAAGAACGAGGTGCTAGATTTTTTAACCCGTAAAAGAATAGATGGGAAGAAAGATAAAGGGAATGCTGTGATTGCACGGGAAATAGAAAAACCAGAGACAGACGTTAGCACTGCTAGTCCACAGGAAAGGGCTGAAGGCGAGGGAGGCGCAAATGATACTACCTCTGTTAGAACTAAGGAGAGTAGCACAGGTGCTTTCTCTAAACCAGAACACAGGGCAATGGAAAAGGGAGATGCCTTGAGCATGGCTTTCGATACCAGATCATGTGAGTCGTTATACGACATTGGTGTTAGGAGTATGGCTTTTGATAGTTCTTGTGAGAGTAATCTGTCCAGTGTAAGTCTCACCATGGAAACTGTAGACGTGTTGCGAATAAAAGTTGTTGAATGTAGTGGTACTCGGTTTGATAAACAGGAACGCTGTGAACGCGAGCAGGAAAAGAATACAAGTGTGGCTAGCTCGACAACCGATGACTCAAAGTGTGGCATAGTGGGATCATCCGAAAACGAGGAGACTCGCTCTCCGGTCTTGAATGGATTGATTCCGAAAGTTTTTCAGATTTTTGAGGATGGCAATGTTGACCGTAAGAGCCTCAAGTCTTCCAGTGGCTCAGAAAAGTGTTGTCAGGCATGTGCAGATTTAAAGAAATCGAGTACCTATATCTCTACGGATTCGAACGTTCGTGGATCTCATGAAGATGGCGGTGAGGTACGTAGCAAGGAAACTTGCACAAATAAAGATCCCTCCTCTGTTGAGACAGATTCAGAAAGCGGATCAGAGGATCTCTTGCCAGATGATCAAGAAACAGATTTTAGCGAAACTAATCCAAGAGATGGTGAAAGAACAAACTGTGGTACAGACACAGACACAGACACACCAAGCTCGGTTGAAGTTAAGGAGAATTCCTGCAAAGGTCTTGCTTCGAGAAATGAATTAATTAAGACTCCAGTAGTATGTGACTCTTTTGCGGTTCGAAATCTCAACTCGCGATCTCCCGAAAAGTTCTTGGAAAAGTCCTTTGTTGCTACCGCAGAAGATTTAAAAGCTGAAAGAAGTGATACACCTAATGCAGGCGCAAATGGCAAATGTAGTTCATTGGTAGAAAATGACTCATATGAAGAAACATCAGAAAGTCGAAAGACTCAGGGAAATGTTTCGGAGAATCCGGTCTCGAGTGTAGTAGTCGATGATAGGATGTCCGTGCCTAGATCAGAAAATGAAGGGACCGCGAAAAATGCTTCCgaaatttttcattcaaatggTGCTTCCAATGCAGAAGTCGATGGTGGGAACCCTCCGACTGAATCGCTAAACCATATTGAATACGACTCGGAGATTCATATAACAAATGGTCATGAGGGACCAGCCGCAATTGGTGTGGTTGGTATGCCTGTTGACTCTGCACAGGAGGAGATAGAGGGCTCTTCTCATGATCAGTGGCAAGAACCACAATTTCCTGTTCAACCGGAAGATGATGAGGGAGAGGCACTCTGGTTTGAAGAAGATGGCGATGATATAAACCAG GTGGAGGGCTTGACTCACGTGAACCTTTACGTACAGGCTCATTCCAAAGTTGTGTTGATTCTTTTGGCCGAGGAGGGACTGAATACTGATTGTAAAGCCATCAAAGCTTTG TGGGAAACATCGCTCAATCAACTTGGAGAACTGGAATTTCTAGTCAAGCAGTCTTCAGGAGATAAACCAGCAACG CCCCACTCTGATGAATATAGCTTCCTTGTTTACGATGGTTTCGAGAGGAACATGAAAG GGAATCTGGATGAACTAGTCCATCAAGTGGATCATTTGTTTTGTGAAACAACCCAAGTTCTACATGAACAGTTTGAAAATTGCTCAACCCTGAAGGATGTCTTACTCAG aAATCGCTCTTCCACGGTGTATGGGAAGCATAACCTTGGTCGAGGAACATACTTTCATTGGAAGAGCCCTTACAGAACAAATCATGGTGTTCCCTCATGTCGTGATCCCTTCTTAAAATTAGAGAAAAGAGCGGCCAAAGTTCTCAACAAAGAGCACGGGGTGAACGTTTTCTAA